From the genome of Lotus japonicus ecotype B-129 chromosome 6, LjGifu_v1.2, one region includes:
- the LOC130726574 gene encoding putative F-box/LRR-repeat protein 23 isoform X1, which yields MAFSEVRPAKEEPNWLELPREVTAKILHKVGPFEIFTTASLVCHLWWKICMDPLMWRPIDLTTHPRYAQSKLEKFCIHAIERSCSQLEDISIEDIATDEVLKHIADSGSHLRRMRLMKCWTVSDKQLSEVVKKLPLLEEFEISFGDLSKDTLELMGKCCPHLQVLKFNMQEIKGYECDDEAFAIAKTMPRLRHLQLLGNRLTNEGLLAILDGCPHLESLDLRVCSNVDLSGSLRERCLKQIKDLRLPEDLSEVSIYTEGGNEVESTDEDYQIYLRDYVDIDWANERESTDEDYQIYLRDYVGQL from the exons ATGGCATTTTCTGAAGTAAGGCCAGCGAAGGAGGAGCCAAACTGGCTTGAACTTCCTAGAGAAGTCACTGCAAAGATTCTGCACAAGGTTGGTCCCTTTGAAATTTTCACAACTGCAAGCCTAGTGTGTCATTTATGGTGGAAAATCTGCATGGACCCTCTCATGTGGCGCCCCATTGACTTGACCACCCACCCTCGCTATGCACAATCCAAATTGGAGAAGTTTTGTATCCATGCCATTGAACGAAGTTGCAGTCAATTAGAAGACATTAGTATTGAGGACATCGCCACTGATGAAGTCCTCAAACACATTGCTGATAG CGGAAGTCACCTACGACGGATGCGGCTTATGAAATGCTGGACAGTTTCAGATAAACAATTGAGTGAGGTTGTGAAGAAGCTTCCACTGTTGGAGGAATTTGAGATTTCATTCGGTGACCTATCtaaagatactttggaactcatgggcAAATGTTGCCCCCATTTGCAAGTGCTGAAATTTAACATGCAGGAAATTAAAGGCTATGAGTGTGATGATGAGGCGTTTGCGATTGCGAAAACCATGCCTCGGCTACGTCATCTCCAGCTTCTGGGAAACAGGCTCACTAATGAAGGCTTGCTTGCCATTCTTGATGGATGCCCTCATCTTGAATCTCTTGACCTGCGTGTTTGCTCTAATGTCGATTTGAGCGGAAGTTTGAGGGAAAGGTGTCTTAAGCAAATAAAAGATTTACGTCTTCCAGAAGACTTGAGTGAAGTTTCCATCTACACTGAAGGTGGTAATGAAGTGGAATCTACAGATGAAGACTATCAAATTTATCTTCGGGATTATGTTGACATTGACTGGGCCAATGAAAGGGAATCTACAGATGAAGACTATCAAATTTATCTTCGGGATTATGTTGGTCAATTATGA
- the LOC130723490 gene encoding uncharacterized protein LOC130723490, protein MEPIGSCSDRPPESFSIPIDLREEHMRLPAFFYEKKKSQIKNDVELTDPMGNCVTIGVMTGSLEGFLWYAVPKLVKFYGLKKNHDMVCVYEGENRFRIEIFDENKKHFPYPIPVKQEYEEPPKEIVDLSSDTENEVEEYEEPPKEIVDLSSLTEDEVEEANRVHVVAHVDNQIRYSFTKVVTTSVAKGSQTLPLPRSFIRKYLSHNDWENLVLKKEGVKKQYCCKLLRRTRNGFTDYQLGEEFYHFIKDNKVAKGDKLHFTANEINNIVYVRIVRHNGNDN, encoded by the exons ATGGAACCCATTGGTAGTTGCAGTGATAGACCCCCAGAAAGTTTTTCTATTCCTATAGACTTGAGAGAGGAACACATGAGACTTCCtgcatttttttatgaaaagaaaaagtctCAAATTAAGAATGATGTTGAGCTTACTGATCCCATGGGCAACTGTGTGACAATTGGGGTAATGACGGGAAGTTTAGAAGGTTTTCTTTGGTATGCTGTCCCTAAACTAGTGAAGTTTTATGGGCTGAAAAAGAATCATGATATGGTATGTGTTTATGAAGGGGAAAATCGTTTTAGAATTGAAATTTTTGATGAAAACAAGAAACATTTTCCATATCCAATTCCTGTTAAACAAGAGTATGAAGAACCACCAAAAGAGATAGTTGATTTGAGTTCTGACACTGAGAACGAGGTTGAAGAGTATGAAGAACCACCAAAAGAGATAGTTGATTTGAGTTCTCTCACTGAGGATGAGGTTGAGGAAGCCAATCGTGTTCATGTAGTTGCACATGTTGATAATCAAATTCGTTATAGTTTTACTAAAGTTGTGACTACCTCAGTTGCCAAAGGAAGTCAGACTCTG CCCTTGCCGCGGTCTTTTATTCGTAAATATCTTAGTCATAACGATTGGGAAAATCTTGTGCTGAAGAAGGAGGGTGTTAAGAAACAGTATTGTTGCAAGTTGCTCAGGAGGACGAGAAATGGGTTCACTGATTATCAGCTCGGGGAAGAGTTTTATCACTTTATAAAAGACAACAAAGTAGCCAAAGGCGACAAGCTCCATTTCACGGCTaatgagataaataatattGTTTATGTTAGGATTGTACGCCATAATGGCAATGACAACTAG